In Rhodoferax koreense, a genomic segment contains:
- a CDS encoding glycosyl transferase, whose translation MNLPSHRWACLSTLAVLALLAAGAAWMLTGLKALQWPADLPNGGLNLPLQIKVFLAAVVIARLVTTVLRIPAWVVVTLFAVACALASGHGAAIPALMVVSLSWAVTGRLVLRLLGLRRPPEGWQALLAGAGFFATLVEVLAARPWHQPWTWLIVLLLPVVVARRETSAVLAELREAFDAARRPLAQRAGWLDAAIAAVATIYVAVAYLPEIGYDALAMHLFAIHQLETRHAWSFDAQTYIWAVMPMLGDWVFAMPYMLGGETAARLANVGFLFGIAAMIRVLVLWAGGNERGTRWAVLVFLSTPLTFTEGSSLFIESVWAAFTVAAVASLARAYTESEEGARELLPCALFVGFALAAKAITLTLLPLLGLGLLLGGRSWLKRRALRLLGLGVLVVIVVGGIPYLKAWRVTDNPVFPFFNGVFRSPLFPPRNFESASLFGKGVSWDLPYRVVFHVERFLEATVGAGGFQWLLLIVPAVLALTFARRGRALALAAFGFAALVLAFQSVSYLRYVFPTFVLFAAVAGVALSPQEGLPRLVPQALMIGAFAAVVLNLLFFGSGSPYRDLALHTVFDRTARQQWLRERAPIREAVDTVNTLNIRRLPVALLAPPGAVSGVGGPLDADALTVNYWFNLKFTKAILDAANHPQALAGVLHASQVEYVILDGGWPRAGRDALNSITEPVSRHGGLAIRRLALRYRFNEELLKDPGFESAGAWSLPEGSRGTAGAMTVTVTAPSVQAVPVHPGRRYLNTIEIACDEPAPARIQINWVDAQGAFIKADIQVIECTNLPSTESMEVTAPQSAAQALVYASAHTARPVTFKRNSFRQ comes from the coding sequence CTTCTTGGCGGCGGTGGTGATCGCACGCCTGGTGACGACCGTCTTGCGCATTCCTGCATGGGTGGTGGTCACGCTGTTCGCCGTGGCCTGCGCCCTCGCCAGCGGCCATGGCGCGGCTATTCCAGCATTAATGGTGGTGTCGCTGTCCTGGGCGGTCACCGGCCGGTTGGTGTTGCGGCTGCTGGGTCTTCGCCGCCCGCCCGAGGGCTGGCAGGCCCTCCTCGCGGGCGCCGGCTTCTTCGCCACGCTGGTCGAAGTGCTGGCGGCGCGCCCGTGGCACCAACCCTGGACCTGGCTGATCGTACTGCTTCTGCCCGTGGTGGTGGCCCGGCGCGAGACAAGCGCTGTACTGGCCGAGTTACGCGAAGCATTCGATGCCGCGCGCAGGCCGCTCGCGCAGCGCGCAGGCTGGCTGGACGCGGCGATCGCTGCTGTCGCTACGATTTATGTTGCCGTAGCCTATCTACCCGAGATTGGCTACGACGCGTTGGCAATGCACTTGTTCGCGATCCATCAGCTCGAGACCCGCCATGCCTGGAGCTTTGATGCGCAGACCTACATCTGGGCCGTGATGCCCATGCTGGGCGACTGGGTCTTCGCCATGCCCTACATGTTGGGCGGAGAGACGGCCGCACGTCTGGCGAACGTGGGTTTCCTGTTCGGCATCGCGGCCATGATCCGCGTGCTGGTGTTATGGGCCGGTGGTAATGAGCGCGGCACGCGATGGGCCGTGCTGGTCTTTCTGAGCACGCCTCTCACGTTCACCGAAGGCAGCAGCCTGTTCATCGAATCAGTATGGGCCGCCTTCACGGTCGCCGCCGTGGCTAGCCTAGCACGTGCATACACCGAATCGGAGGAGGGTGCCCGCGAGCTTCTGCCATGCGCTTTGTTTGTTGGTTTTGCCCTGGCAGCCAAGGCCATCACGCTGACGCTGCTGCCCTTGCTCGGTTTGGGCTTGCTACTCGGCGGTCGGAGTTGGCTTAAGCGGCGCGCTTTGCGCTTGCTGGGCTTGGGCGTGCTGGTGGTCATTGTGGTGGGTGGTATTCCCTACCTTAAGGCCTGGCGTGTCACAGACAATCCTGTTTTCCCGTTCTTTAACGGGGTGTTCCGTTCACCCCTTTTCCCGCCCCGTAACTTCGAGAGTGCGTCGCTTTTTGGTAAGGGCGTGAGCTGGGACCTGCCGTACCGCGTGGTGTTCCATGTTGAGCGATTTCTTGAAGCGACTGTTGGGGCCGGCGGCTTCCAGTGGCTGCTGTTGATCGTGCCGGCGGTGCTGGCCCTCACGTTCGCCCGCCGCGGTCGGGCCTTAGCGCTGGCCGCCTTCGGTTTCGCTGCGCTGGTGCTGGCGTTTCAGTCGGTGAGTTACTTGCGCTATGTGTTCCCAACCTTTGTCCTGTTTGCGGCCGTTGCCGGCGTTGCGCTGTCACCGCAAGAAGGGCTGCCGCGACTCGTACCCCAGGCCCTGATGATCGGTGCGTTCGCAGCGGTTGTATTGAATCTGCTGTTCTTCGGTTCCGGATCTCCCTACCGCGACCTTGCGCTGCATACCGTATTTGATCGGACGGCGCGGCAGCAGTGGCTGCGCGAACGCGCGCCGATCCGCGAGGCAGTCGATACGGTGAACACGCTTAATATCAGGCGCCTTCCGGTCGCGCTGCTCGCGCCGCCCGGAGCGGTGAGCGGCGTGGGTGGCCCGCTAGATGCCGACGCTCTGACGGTTAACTATTGGTTCAATCTGAAGTTCACGAAGGCGATCCTAGACGCGGCTAACCATCCACAGGCCCTGGCGGGTGTGCTGCATGCTTCGCAAGTGGAGTACGTCATCCTCGATGGAGGATGGCCACGAGCAGGGCGTGATGCGCTCAACTCCATCACCGAACCTGTGTCCCGGCACGGCGGGCTCGCCATACGGCGGCTAGCACTGCGCTACCGCTTTAATGAAGAGTTATTGAAGGACCCCGGCTTCGAATCGGCAGGTGCGTGGTCCTTACCGGAGGGCAGCCGCGGGACTGCGGGCGCCATGACAGTCACTGTGACAGCGCCGTCGGTACAAGCCGTGCCGGTCCATCCTGGCCGACGCTACCTCAATACCATCGAGATCGCTTGCGATGAGCCTGCGCCAGCTCGCATCCAGATTAACTGGGTCGATGCTCAAGGCGCTTTCATAAAGGCCGACATTCAAGTAATCGAATGCACCAATCTCCCCTCGACCGAATCCATGGAAGTGACTGCGCCGCAGTCGGCGGCGCAGGCGCTGGTCTATGCGAGCGCGCACACGGCTCGGCCGGTGACTTTCAAAAGGAACTCCTTTCGTCAATGA
- a CDS encoding glycosyltransferase family 2 protein, which produces MSKVPSLPVSADDRIAVVIPSFRVTRHVLGVIESIPARVWRIYVVDDACPEGSGRLVERDSRDPRVHVLFNLENQGVGGAVIAGYLRAAADGARVIVKIDGDGQMDPGLIDDFVFPILAGEADYTKGNRFFDLDQLQSMPRMRVFGNAALSLLAKFSTGYWDLFDPTNGYTAIHVDVLSHLPLDKISRRYFFETDILFRLNVARAVAVDVPMAARYADEVSNLKISRIVGDFLFKHARNFGKRIFYNYYLRDMSLASLELPLGLFLFFFGAVYGTWHWIESARLGIVTTAGTVMLAGLPVLTGLQLVLAFFGQDIGSVPRRVRHSTGPRLRARRLP; this is translated from the coding sequence ATGAGCAAAGTGCCGTCCCTCCCTGTGTCCGCCGATGATCGGATCGCTGTCGTCATCCCCAGCTTTCGGGTGACACGCCATGTACTGGGTGTGATTGAATCCATTCCCGCGCGCGTGTGGCGCATCTATGTGGTCGACGACGCATGTCCTGAGGGATCGGGACGCCTGGTCGAGCGCGACAGCCGTGACCCACGTGTGCATGTGCTGTTCAATCTCGAGAACCAAGGCGTGGGCGGCGCGGTGATTGCAGGCTATCTGCGAGCCGCGGCCGATGGGGCGCGGGTGATTGTGAAGATCGATGGCGATGGCCAGATGGACCCGGGGCTGATCGACGACTTCGTCTTCCCGATTCTTGCCGGTGAGGCCGACTACACCAAGGGCAATCGGTTCTTCGATCTTGATCAGTTGCAATCCATGCCGCGCATGCGCGTGTTCGGCAACGCCGCGCTTTCGCTGCTGGCCAAGTTTTCCACCGGCTACTGGGACCTGTTCGACCCAACCAACGGCTACACTGCGATCCACGTGGACGTGCTTTCGCACCTGCCGTTGGACAAGATCAGCCGGCGTTACTTCTTTGAGACCGACATCCTGTTCCGTCTCAACGTTGCACGTGCGGTGGCTGTGGACGTGCCCATGGCTGCGCGCTATGCCGATGAGGTGAGCAACCTGAAAATCTCGCGCATCGTCGGTGACTTCCTTTTCAAGCATGCCCGCAATTTCGGCAAGCGCATCTTTTACAACTACTACCTGCGCGACATGTCCCTTGCATCGCTTGAGCTTCCTCTGGGGTTGTTCCTGTTTTTCTTCGGGGCGGTGTACGGTACTTGGCATTGGATCGAATCGGCGCGTCTCGGCATCGTGACCACGGCCGGCACCGTGATGCTGGCCGGTTTGCCCGTGCTCACCGGCCTGCAACTGGTCCTCGCGTTCTTCGGCCAGGACATCGGCTCCGTGCCGCGCCGTGTCCGCCACTCGACCGGACCCCGCTTGCGCGCCAGGAGGCTGCCATGA
- a CDS encoding class I SAM-dependent methyltransferase, producing MRWLLDRLADPSLRGMNVDSTDRLSMHGAMLQRKRMLREVFTEFHHLFERLDRRFLSGTGLRIELGAGVAPMRESYPDVISTDVVAGPHLDRVLDALAMDLPDHSVRVFFGQNCFHHFPDPDRFFDELQRVLTPGGGAVILEPYYGPFAGMLFKRLFRTEGFDKSAPGWQTDASGPMNGANQALSYLVFVRDREAFLRRHPGLEIVHHEVLPNYLKYLLSGGLNFRQLLPDGATGLVEFAQRCLSPMNRWLSLHHVVVIRKRVAA from the coding sequence ATGAGGTGGCTGCTAGACAGGCTCGCCGACCCGAGTTTGCGGGGAATGAACGTGGACAGCACCGACCGTCTGTCTATGCACGGTGCGATGCTGCAACGCAAGCGCATGCTGCGCGAGGTATTCACCGAATTCCACCACCTGTTCGAGCGGTTGGACCGGCGCTTTCTAAGCGGTACAGGCCTGCGCATCGAACTGGGGGCCGGCGTGGCGCCAATGCGCGAAAGCTATCCTGATGTCATTTCAACCGACGTGGTTGCCGGTCCGCACCTGGACCGGGTGCTCGACGCCCTGGCCATGGACCTGCCAGACCACTCGGTGCGAGTCTTCTTCGGGCAGAACTGTTTCCACCACTTCCCCGACCCTGACCGCTTCTTCGACGAACTGCAGCGCGTGCTCACGCCCGGGGGCGGCGCGGTGATCCTCGAGCCCTATTACGGCCCATTCGCGGGGATGCTGTTCAAGCGCCTGTTCCGCACCGAGGGTTTCGACAAATCCGCGCCCGGTTGGCAGACCGATGCCAGCGGCCCAATGAACGGCGCCAACCAGGCCTTGAGTTACTTGGTGTTTGTGCGTGACCGCGAGGCCTTCCTGCGACGCCATCCGGGCCTGGAGATCGTGCACCATGAGGTGCTGCCCAATTACCTCAAGTACCTGTTGTCCGGTGGCCTGAATTTCCGCCAGCTGTTGCCCGACGGCGCCACTGGCCTGGTGGAATTCGCGCAACGCTGTCTCTCGCCCATGAACCGGTGGCTGAGCCTGCACCATGTGGTGGTGATTCGCAAGCGGGTAGCGGCGTGA
- a CDS encoding GtrA family protein, which yields MTFLRYGLVQLFAYGIDFGGFLLLMSVAGLAPLTANLVCKFAAGVFAFAAHRRFTFRVGDAGSSLGQGVRYFALLGLNIPLTTGLLALLLRWFSHPAVAKFMADVLILVFTYWVSKKLVFEQPRKPQDGPLK from the coding sequence GTGACTTTCCTGCGGTATGGCCTGGTCCAGTTGTTTGCCTACGGTATCGATTTCGGCGGCTTTCTGCTGCTGATGTCGGTCGCTGGCCTGGCGCCGTTGACGGCCAACCTAGTGTGCAAGTTTGCTGCCGGCGTGTTCGCCTTCGCGGCGCACCGGCGCTTCACCTTCCGCGTGGGTGACGCTGGCAGTTCGCTGGGGCAGGGCGTTCGCTACTTCGCGCTGCTGGGGCTAAACATTCCGCTGACCACCGGTTTGCTGGCGTTACTGCTGCGGTGGTTTTCGCATCCCGCAGTGGCGAAGTTCATGGCCGACGTCCTGATCCTGGTGTTCACCTACTGGGTCAGCAAGAAGCTGGTTTTCGAGCAGCCTCGTAAGCCACAGGACGGACCGCTGAAATGA
- a CDS encoding NAD-dependent epimerase/dehydratase family protein — protein sequence MKVMVTGAGGYIGRRVVAALEARGDDVIAAARRPVAGWSWYPFDLGRPSDITLPAGTQLVIHLAADTSGRGMLSPASEIASAQALADQSKAADARLVFVSSQTAREDAPTDYGRTKWRIERIVLEGAGVVVRPGQVYGGAATGLFGTLVGLVRRLPLLPALLPAPSVQPVHVDDLAQAIVAAGAAMAGATVFQVGEPEPVSFTEFLRAIAQHRLRRWRLFVPVPVVLIELARRASFHRVDALERLGSLLALQPMDTRASLDMLGLCLRPLAEGMQRTHRPRRTLLAESRAVLRYVLGTSPRRDLVMRHARAVEAVREAEPLGLPDWALRRPAWLRLLESPSDLELAWRLDSATALAEATPQGAALFLRVGQPTGPARAVLGLSSAVLTEVFWLCVRTVLPRSARQTRNARTPRGRL from the coding sequence ATGAAGGTGATGGTGACCGGAGCAGGCGGCTACATCGGCCGGCGCGTCGTCGCAGCGCTCGAGGCGCGCGGCGACGATGTGATCGCCGCAGCGCGCCGGCCGGTCGCTGGGTGGTCGTGGTATCCGTTCGACCTCGGCCGCCCATCGGACATCACCCTGCCTGCCGGCACCCAGCTCGTCATCCACTTGGCGGCCGACACCTCCGGGCGCGGCATGCTGTCGCCCGCCAGCGAGATTGCCAGCGCGCAGGCCCTGGCCGACCAATCGAAGGCGGCCGACGCCCGCCTGGTGTTTGTCTCCAGCCAGACGGCGCGCGAGGACGCGCCGACCGATTATGGCCGCACCAAGTGGCGCATCGAGCGCATCGTGTTGGAAGGGGCGGGCGTCGTGGTGCGGCCGGGCCAGGTGTATGGCGGTGCTGCTACCGGCCTGTTCGGCACGCTGGTGGGGCTGGTGCGTCGCCTGCCACTGCTGCCTGCGCTGCTGCCGGCACCCAGCGTGCAGCCTGTGCACGTGGACGACTTGGCGCAGGCCATTGTGGCTGCTGGTGCGGCGATGGCGGGCGCGACGGTCTTCCAGGTGGGTGAGCCCGAGCCGGTTTCCTTTACCGAATTTTTGCGCGCGATTGCGCAGCATCGCCTCCGTCGCTGGCGCCTTTTCGTTCCCGTGCCGGTCGTGCTAATTGAACTTGCGCGCCGTGCCAGCTTTCACCGCGTGGACGCGCTGGAGCGGCTTGGCTCGCTGCTTGCGTTACAGCCCATGGACACGCGTGCTTCGCTCGATATGCTGGGTCTGTGCCTGCGCCCACTGGCTGAGGGAATGCAGCGCACGCATCGTCCACGGCGAACCCTGCTGGCTGAATCTCGGGCGGTTCTGCGCTATGTGTTAGGCACTTCGCCACGCCGCGACCTGGTGATGCGCCATGCACGTGCTGTCGAGGCGGTGCGCGAGGCCGAACCCTTGGGCCTGCCTGACTGGGCGCTGCGCCGGCCAGCTTGGCTGCGACTGTTGGAAAGCCCGTCTGACCTCGAACTCGCATGGCGGCTGGACAGCGCCACAGCCCTGGCCGAGGCGACGCCGCAAGGCGCCGCGCTTTTCCTGCGCGTGGGCCAGCCGACCGGCCCTGCTCGCGCCGTGCTTGGCCTGTCGAGTGCGGTCTTGACCGAAGTGTTCTGGCTCTGCGTCCGGACGGTGCTGCCCCGTAGCGCGCGGCAGACTCGGAACGCACGCACGCCGAGGGGTCGCCTATGA
- a CDS encoding FAD-dependent oxidoreductase: MSADFDVIVIGSGPAGVSAAFPLVQAGLRVAMLDGGRTQAVAPPRADFLTARATDPHQWAWMIGRDFHALRAMDAVSPKLRVPTQAFAFEGFQLANRIAATPFVAVGSLATGGLSNAWGCGVARFSDAEARMPFPVADLGPSYREVARRMGLSGGGGDDLSDYFGLDEDCDPPVPMDRAHEAMWRRYTKARTSLCKGGFRLGRSRVAVLSRPREDRQACDLAGNCLFGCSRQAMYSASADVERLRAFPNFHWLPGHLVDSIVVDGERTVVQLREPSGTCARLAARRLFVAAGTLASTRLVLQALQRREPVPLLSCPTAAFLLWLPGLLGQPRERGFGLGQLSYALQLTGGRTAFGSTFATTGIPMWELARHLPLGRSTALQVLRDLLGSCVVGNLFLPGELSDARARLDDRDTLRIEGGWRQADVEDLLREARRKLAGAYRKMNAWMLPGSFTPGRPGSDIHYAGTLPMAADPGAGQTSVQGEVRGLRHVHVVDGACLPALPEKSHTLTLMANADRIGRLIAPTLI, translated from the coding sequence ATGAGCGCCGACTTCGACGTCATCGTCATCGGAAGTGGTCCGGCCGGCGTCTCGGCCGCGTTTCCGCTGGTGCAGGCGGGGTTGCGCGTGGCGATGCTCGATGGCGGCCGGACGCAGGCGGTCGCGCCGCCCCGGGCCGATTTCCTGACAGCGCGCGCGACCGACCCGCATCAATGGGCTTGGATGATCGGCCGCGATTTCCACGCGCTTAGGGCCATGGACGCCGTTTCGCCCAAGCTGCGCGTGCCGACTCAAGCCTTTGCTTTCGAAGGCTTCCAGTTGGCGAATCGTATCGCCGCCACGCCCTTCGTCGCTGTGGGCTCGCTGGCTACCGGCGGGCTGTCCAATGCCTGGGGCTGCGGCGTGGCGCGCTTTAGCGACGCCGAAGCGCGGATGCCGTTTCCCGTCGCCGATCTGGGTCCCTCGTACCGCGAGGTCGCCCGGCGCATGGGCCTGAGCGGCGGGGGGGGCGATGACCTAAGCGACTACTTCGGCCTGGACGAGGACTGCGATCCTCCGGTGCCTATGGACCGCGCGCATGAAGCGATGTGGCGGCGGTACACGAAGGCCCGCACGTCGCTGTGCAAGGGCGGTTTTCGGCTGGGGCGCTCGCGCGTCGCTGTGCTCTCGCGCCCGCGCGAGGACCGGCAGGCCTGCGACCTAGCCGGCAATTGCCTGTTCGGCTGCAGCCGCCAGGCGATGTATTCGGCCTCTGCCGACGTGGAGCGACTGCGTGCCTTCCCGAATTTCCACTGGCTGCCCGGGCATCTGGTCGACTCCATCGTGGTGGACGGCGAACGAACCGTAGTGCAACTGCGCGAACCTAGCGGCACGTGCGCCAGGCTCGCCGCGCGCAGGCTGTTCGTGGCCGCTGGCACGCTGGCGAGCACCCGCCTGGTGCTGCAGGCCCTGCAGCGGCGCGAGCCGGTACCGCTGCTGTCCTGTCCCACAGCAGCCTTCCTTCTCTGGCTACCCGGCCTTCTGGGCCAGCCCCGCGAACGTGGCTTCGGGCTGGGTCAGCTGTCCTACGCCTTGCAACTGACTGGCGGTCGCACGGCGTTCGGCTCCACCTTTGCCACCACCGGCATCCCAATGTGGGAGCTGGCCCGCCACTTGCCGCTCGGCCGCAGCACCGCCTTGCAGGTGCTCCGCGACCTGCTCGGATCTTGCGTGGTGGGCAACCTGTTCCTCCCCGGCGAGCTGTCCGACGCACGGGCGCGTCTGGACGACCGCGATACGCTGCGCATTGAGGGAGGCTGGCGGCAAGCCGATGTCGAGGACCTGCTGCGCGAAGCCCGGCGTAAGTTAGCCGGCGCCTACCGCAAGATGAACGCCTGGATGTTGCCCGGCAGCTTCACGCCCGGGCGGCCGGGCAGCGACATCCACTATGCTGGCACGCTGCCGATGGCGGCCGATCCTGGCGCCGGGCAGACCTCGGTGCAAGGCGAAGTGCGTGGGCTGCGCCATGTGCACGTGGTCGACGGCGCATGCTTGCCCGCGCTGCCAGAGAAATCACACACCCTTACCCTGATGGCCAATGCTGACCGGATCGGTCGGCTGATCGCCCCTACACTTATATGA
- the wecB gene encoding non-hydrolyzing UDP-N-acetylglucosamine 2-epimerase, with translation MAPVILALRGTPEIDCRVLATAQHRHILDQVLTFFGTTPDIDLDIMRPNQALAQLTARLLVEIDQVLEREQPDAVLAQGDTTTVMTVALACFYRRIPFGHVEAGLRTWDLQNPFPEEANRVIAGRLTRWHFAPTEGSRRNLLKEGVDDADIVVTGNTVIDALLMTASRELDFGFDFPADSRMVLVTAHRRENFGAPFLEVCRALRTLALRNPDVQFVYPVHPNPNVKDVAHAHLAGLSNFTLCEPLEYAPFVAAMKRAYIIISDSGGVQEEAPALGKPVLVLRDETERPEAVEQGVVKLVGPHEDAIVSEAQHLLDDPEAYRAMARGISPYGDGMAAGRIVQTLLKHFA, from the coding sequence ATGGCCCCCGTCATCTTGGCCCTTCGCGGGACTCCGGAGATCGATTGCCGCGTGCTGGCCACCGCGCAACATCGCCACATACTGGACCAAGTGCTGACCTTCTTCGGTACAACGCCCGACATCGACCTGGATATCATGCGGCCCAACCAGGCCCTGGCGCAGCTCACTGCGCGCCTGTTGGTCGAGATCGACCAGGTGCTGGAGCGCGAGCAGCCCGACGCGGTGCTCGCGCAGGGTGACACCACTACCGTGATGACGGTGGCACTGGCCTGCTTCTATCGCCGCATCCCATTCGGTCACGTCGAGGCTGGCCTGCGCACCTGGGACCTGCAGAATCCGTTTCCCGAGGAGGCCAACCGCGTCATCGCCGGCCGGCTGACTCGGTGGCACTTCGCGCCCACCGAGGGCTCGCGTCGCAACCTGCTCAAGGAAGGCGTGGACGACGCCGACATCGTGGTCACCGGCAACACGGTGATTGACGCGTTACTGATGACGGCGAGCCGCGAGCTCGACTTCGGCTTCGACTTCCCGGCCGATTCGCGCATGGTGCTGGTCACTGCGCACCGCCGCGAGAACTTCGGCGCGCCCTTCCTGGAAGTCTGCCGCGCCCTGCGCACGCTGGCCCTGCGCAACCCAGACGTGCAGTTTGTCTACCCGGTGCACCCCAACCCCAATGTCAAGGACGTCGCCCACGCCCACTTGGCCGGCCTGTCCAATTTCACGTTGTGCGAGCCGTTGGAGTATGCGCCTTTCGTCGCGGCGATGAAGCGTGCGTACATCATCATCAGCGACTCCGGCGGTGTTCAGGAGGAGGCGCCCGCGCTCGGCAAACCGGTGCTGGTCCTGCGCGACGAGACCGAGCGGCCCGAGGCGGTGGAGCAGGGCGTGGTCAAGCTGGTCGGCCCGCACGAGGACGCCATTGTTTCCGAGGCCCAGCACCTGCTCGACGACCCCGAAGCCTACCGTGCCATGGCGCGCGGCATTTCGCCGTATGGCGACGGCATGGCGGCTGGCCGTATCGTACAGACGTTGCTGAAACATTTCGCTTGA
- a CDS encoding DegT/DnrJ/EryC1/StrS family aminotransferase, whose amino-acid sequence MPVNKPLPVTQPFLPPLEEFIPYLQQIWDSRWLTNGGRFHQELEAALAEYLGVKHLCLFNNGTVALVTALQCLRITGEVVTTPYSFVATAHSVLWNNLRPVFVDIDPRTFNLDPARIEPAITPATTAIMPVHCYGTPCDVDAIQRIADIYGLRVIYDAAHAFAVRRKGVSILEYGDLSVLSFHATKVFNTFEGGAIICPDAKTKQRVDYLKNFGFADEVTVVAPGINGKMNEVQSAFGLLQLRYVDEAIAHRLRIDARYREGLSGVSGIEIPQPLEDVSHNGSYFPVLVGPGYPLSRDALYDKLKTHGILARRYFYPLISDMPMYRGLPSATRENLPVAQRVAQQVLCLPIFSDLSESDQSRIIELVRGA is encoded by the coding sequence CTGCCCGTGAACAAGCCGCTTCCGGTTACTCAGCCATTTCTCCCACCGCTCGAGGAATTCATCCCCTATCTGCAGCAGATCTGGGATTCGCGTTGGCTGACCAACGGCGGCCGTTTCCACCAGGAGCTCGAGGCCGCACTGGCCGAGTACCTGGGCGTCAAGCACCTGTGCCTGTTCAATAACGGCACCGTCGCGCTGGTGACGGCGCTGCAGTGCCTGCGTATCACGGGCGAAGTCGTTACCACACCGTATTCGTTTGTGGCCACCGCGCACTCCGTTCTGTGGAACAACCTGCGGCCAGTGTTCGTCGACATCGATCCGCGCACCTTCAACCTCGACCCCGCGCGCATCGAGCCCGCCATCACGCCAGCCACTACGGCCATCATGCCTGTGCACTGCTATGGCACACCCTGCGATGTGGACGCCATCCAGCGCATCGCCGACATCTACGGATTGCGCGTGATCTATGACGCGGCGCACGCCTTCGCCGTGCGCCGCAAAGGCGTCTCCATCTTGGAGTATGGTGACCTGTCTGTGCTGAGCTTCCATGCCACCAAGGTCTTCAACACCTTCGAGGGCGGCGCCATCATCTGCCCTGACGCCAAGACCAAGCAGCGGGTCGACTATCTCAAGAATTTCGGCTTTGCCGACGAGGTGACCGTGGTCGCGCCCGGCATCAACGGCAAGATGAACGAGGTTCAGTCGGCCTTCGGCCTGCTGCAACTGCGTTACGTCGACGAGGCTATCGCCCACCGTCTACGCATCGACGCCCGCTACCGCGAAGGCCTAAGCGGCGTGTCGGGCATCGAGATTCCGCAGCCACTGGAAGACGTCTCGCACAACGGCTCGTACTTCCCGGTGCTGGTCGGGCCCGGCTACCCGCTTAGCCGTGATGCGCTCTACGATAAGCTCAAAACCCATGGGATTCTGGCGCGCCGGTATTTCTATCCGCTCATCAGCGACATGCCGATGTACCGCGGCCTGCCTTCGGCCACGCGGGAAAACCTGCCCGTCGCCCAGCGCGTGGCGCAGCAGGTGCTGTGCCTGCCGATTTTTTCGGACTTGTCGGAGAGCGACCAGTCGCGCATCATCGAACTGGTGCGCGGCGCGTGA
- a CDS encoding acyltransferase: MALFYSPAELAQMGFLSVGNAVRLSRKASVHGASRIALGDHVRIDDFCVLSAGAGGIAIGNHIHVAVFSSIIGAGRVQLDDFSNISSRVSIYSSSDDYSGEAMTNPTVPTEWTRVDSAPVHVGRHAIIGAGSVLLPGVHLGEGAAVGALSLVKSDCEAFGIYAGSPARRVGTRKKTLLDLERQFLAQRAHADAQP; encoded by the coding sequence ATGGCGCTTTTCTACAGCCCGGCCGAACTGGCGCAGATGGGGTTTCTGTCCGTCGGCAACGCGGTGCGTTTGTCGCGTAAGGCCTCGGTCCACGGCGCCAGCCGCATCGCTCTGGGCGACCACGTGCGCATTGATGACTTCTGCGTCTTGTCGGCCGGCGCGGGCGGCATCGCCATCGGCAACCATATCCACGTTGCTGTGTTCTCCTCGATCATCGGCGCGGGGCGGGTCCAGCTCGACGATTTCTCCAACATCTCATCGCGCGTGAGCATCTATTCGAGCAGCGACGACTATTCCGGTGAAGCCATGACCAACCCCACGGTGCCCACCGAGTGGACGCGCGTCGATAGCGCGCCAGTACATGTTGGTCGGCATGCCATTATCGGCGCCGGTTCTGTCTTACTCCCGGGCGTGCATCTGGGGGAGGGGGCAGCAGTCGGTGCGCTATCACTGGTCAAGTCGGACTGCGAGGCATTCGGTATCTACGCCGGCTCGCCGGCCCGTCGCGTCGGCACGCGCAAGAAAACTCTGTTGGACCTCGAGAGGCAGTTCCTTGCCCAGCGCGCCCATGCAGACGCCCAGCCCTGA
- a CDS encoding GtrA family protein: MQTPSPERLAGLGRVLRFGLAGGANTAVTFLVYAGLVRSGVAYPLANGFAWMLGLICGYLLGKLYVFRDRAVPVHRSRKQFLTFTGVYIVSFLLSTGLLAALVESGLFNAVTAQFLVIPVVATFNFVSSRYIVFDSDVT, translated from the coding sequence ATGCAGACGCCCAGCCCTGAACGCCTCGCCGGCCTGGGGCGCGTGCTGCGCTTCGGGCTGGCCGGCGGCGCCAACACGGCCGTCACTTTCCTGGTCTATGCGGGGCTGGTCCGCTCCGGTGTTGCTTATCCGCTCGCCAATGGCTTCGCGTGGATGCTCGGCTTGATTTGCGGCTACCTGCTGGGCAAACTCTACGTATTTCGCGACCGGGCGGTGCCGGTTCATCGCAGTAGGAAACAGTTCTTAACCTTTACCGGTGTTTACATCGTGAGCTTCCTGCTCAGCACTGGACTGCTTGCAGCCCTGGTGGAGTCGGGGCTGTTCAATGCCGTCACGGCCCAGTTCCTCGTCATCCCGGTGGTCGCCACGTTCAACTTCGTCTCGTCACGGTACATAGTGTTCGACTCGGACGTGACCTAA